The DNA region caaaaTCGTTTCATACAGTATGTTGGCTTGGTCAGGTTAACAATTAAACTGATTCAACCTTCAAGAAAAGAAATTGAAAGAAGTCTCTGATCAGTAATCTCTTGGGCTACGATATAAATTTGAAAATGGTGTTTTCGCTTTCGAAACGCTCTCAATCCACACTGCTGTTTTCAACTGTTTTCCAAATGctgcttgtccacactgaaacatatgaaaactcttaaatccccttactgcacatGCGAAAAATCGCCACTCTATGTACGacctgaaatgcaattgtcctcgaATCCATTGCTGGACAGCAATTCTAAGTAAACTTCCTGTCCCCTTTGAAGCATTGaagtgtgaaggttgtacaaagtaacatttatctttaataagaCTATCAATgtgaatagcaggcacaacaactcctctacaacatgggccgccatctcgATGGTTGTGGGTTGATTGGATCACATGATGCGTCACATGACATCAAATAAATCATCGTTTTTTATGACATCTCCATTTGCCCTGTCCACAATACAATGTGAAGACAGCATTTCAAATATATCCATTTAAAAGAGAGTTTtcataaagtacattttttactctcaaaaacgctgtctcagtgtggacggaaatCCGAAAAGTAGAGAAAAATAAGCCTTTTCAAATATaagcgtattagtgtggacatggcctaaaagTAAGCATGGTAAAGTTAGTAGGacaatacatgaaaatatttAGTGTTAAAGGAATGGTCTGCGTTTAGTATAACTTAAGCTAAATAGAGAGCATACTTGGCATaccttacaaaaaatataaatttgccgcaaatttgacacttgatattttttacatgaaaatttGCTTTTGATTCACAATAaaagtttgccagaagtttgcggCTCTTCagcggtagtggtgaacctctggcaaacctttgacaacaatgaacaatttacaGCAAGTTTGacgcaaagctaatttgcatgtgaaaatgatcagtggtgaatttgcggcaagtttgctgcaaaaatTGGATATGGGTAAAGTTGATTGTTAGAAAAGGTTTCTTTAACTTGTCCTTGTTTTAACTTggttaaattgttttttaataaaaatgactgtAATTGTGAAGAACAgagatttttttcccccattagaTAATGTTTACACATATAATGTTAACATcttaggctatacttttgaaactgtgtgtattttaatgtttatagaatggtccaattcaattacatttacatttagtactTTAGCAGAAGTAATTATTTTAACAAAACTGACCTGTACCTAACAGTAGCGCTCATGaagtattaaattacattatgttGAGAAGTGATATGGACACATTTGATAACAAAGCTTACTGTATCTGATAATGTATGCAGACTTATGCATCATCTAGATTTATCTTGAACTTGGAGTAGATACATTTGGATTTCTAACTACTATGGATCCTTCCCTTATAAACAACTTTAGAATTGCTATGTGTTGTTATATTGACAGAGAAAATCCTCAGCAGACAAATCAATTGTCATCTCAAGAATATCTACAACCATAGGTGGAACCAGCAGAGTAATAGACCATCAGTGAAGTTCTGGAGAAAATATGGAGAACTTCTCAAAGCAGTCTGGACAATAGCTACATTTGGAGCAGCATGACAGGAACAGATTTTAATGTCTGACTACCAAACCGAATATGCAGTTCCAGTGACATagaattgaattacattttttcaatTCCAAATCATAAGCTCAACTATGAACTCTCCTCCTTAACTGATGATGCTTTTGagtgtgtcaaatgtgatgttcTCACAAAAAAGCATTCCTAGTTGTTTTGTCTCAAGAAAGAAATTCCCATTAATTTGAGTAGATTAGTTAAACAGATTTGTATACATCCCCTGGTTCTATAAGATTTTACTCTAACAGAGGTGTTCAACATCTCCTCCCTTTAGTTACACACCATAGACAGTGAATACTAAGACCGATCCATAATCCCCTACTACACCCACCTATACAGGTGAATATAAAGTCCAGGTCCAGCCGCTCACAGACACAAAACCTCAATACAGGAGCATCCTGATCATCTCTACAAACTGAGGCAACATGGACCCAAGAGCTTCCTTTTCCATTCTGCTCCTGCTGGTTGGCGTCGTCCAGGCATCTCCTCTCATGGTAAGACCCTGTCTAGTTTCTCTCTGCACTTCAATGATCGGCTTTCCtcaaataagtcacttcaaacatttgtattttcattGCCAGGAGCAGAGGGTTGAAGATGGGATTTTTACAGAGCCTGGAGCTATGGACATCACTACAAAGATTTTGGAGTCCAACAATGGTCAGTCAGCTAAAGCCAACAATAACTTTGACAGAATAGAGGcatatttctaaaatgtatttaaattcacaTCAAGATTTATATTGtgttactgaaaatgtattttcctttAAACACAGGATCTTCTGAACTCTTGATTGAAGGAGACCTGGTGTTTCCCAAAACCAGAAATGCTCTCTTCTGCTTCAACAATAACTGTTTCTGGAAGAAAAATGCACAAAACTTAGTGGAGGTTCCTTACATAGTGAGCAACGAATTCTGTAAGTGAATGCACTTTATTTATGCAACATAGTtaagattcatgtacatgtgattttgaaCCTTTGGTTCTTTTTcttatcttttgttttgttttgcagccTTTTATGACAAGTCAGTTATTCAGAGTGCCATGTCGACTTTCCACACCAAAACCTGCATCCGCTTTGTGCCCAGAACATCTCAGACCGACTACCTCAGTATTGAGAACAAAGATGGGTGAGGACAATCATACAATATCAACAAGACGCATTTGAACTCTTCCACAACATGTCCATTAACATGAACTCCTCTTTTTACCTTCTCAGGTGCTACTCTTCTCTTGGTAGAATTGGAGGCAAACAGGTGGTCTCCCTCAACAGATTAGGCTGTGTGTATCGTGGCATCGCTCAGCATGAGCTCAACCATGCCCTGGGCTTCTACCACGAGCAAACAAGGAGCGACCGTGACCAGTACGTTAGGATCAACTGGGAGAACATCTCTCCTGACATGGCCTACAACTTCCAAAAACAGAACACCAACAATCAAAACACTCCATACGACTACAGCTCCATCATGCACTATGGAAGAACGGCCTTCGCCACCCAGCCCGGGATGGAAACCATTACTCCCATTCCTGATGCAACGGTGCAAATCGGACAGAGGCAGGATCTGTCCAACACCGACATCCTGAGAATCAACAAGCTGTATGGATGCTAAAGTTGACGACAATGTACATGTGGGGTTACATAAATATGTGTACTGTTTAGATGAATAATGGGATGAGGTGATGTTCTTCATCTTTTGATGGTAGCGAATTTCTGTAATAAGTGATTGTGAagggaaaataaagtttattacacTGCAAGAATATTTGGATCTTGTTTGGTTTGATATACAATGTCttcaatcaaaaaaaaaattcaaagtatTCCAAATGTCCTTCATTTTGGCATGAGCTTCTGGTTGATATGAACAAAATAGGTCAAAACATTTCCACTGGAACAAAAAGGATTCCATCAGAGTATTGAGGTTGTCTTGTTGCATTCGAAATGCACACGGGTGTACATTAGGATAACTTGACCTGATAAAGTATATGACAATAGTTAAATCCATTAGGCTTTTATTTCTAGggaaaactgtcataaaaaaattaataaatgaaaaaattattgatgttcattaattatttgagatttattttaattcactTCTAGTATAATAGGAACATAATCATTTGCCTGATGTTCATCAGTTTTAAAGGGCTTCAGTATGCTTAAATACTCTGAAGTCAATTACACCAACATCATGTTGCAACAAGaacgatagatcgatagatagagaaagagagaaacttaaagcagattaaagaccTTGTGTTGATTTGTTTACAATGACATTTTTTGACTGTTGTATTTAGATTAGTCTTGGCACATTTGAAAATTCAGTCAATGTAAGTTTGTGTGATTTTTCTGGTTTTGAGTGTCTGCTGTTCAACAACCGTAAGTCCTTTAAGTTAGAAAGGTCatagcacactattccagaacagtttCATGGTCTATACCATGTTTGGTGGATGAAGCTTAAAAGCACTAGGAGGAGTTTGAAtggtttagataaaaaaaataaaaataaaaataaaccaaattaGTTTgatacagtatgttggctttgtcaggTTAACACAATTAAACTGATTCAACTTTCAAGAAACAAAAGTGAAAGAAGTCTCTGATCAGTAATATCTTGGGCTACGGTATATATTTGAAAATGGTGTTTTTGCTTTCGAAACGCTCTCAATCCACACTGCTGTTTTCAACTGTTTTCCAAATGctgcttgt from Xyrauchen texanus isolate HMW12.3.18 chromosome 50, RBS_HiC_50CHRs, whole genome shotgun sequence includes:
- the LOC127641060 gene encoding hatching enzyme 1.2-like; protein product: MDPRASFSILLLLVGVVQASPLMEQRVEDGIFTEPGAMDITTKILESNNGSSELLIEGDLVFPKTRNALFCFNNNCFWKKNAQNLVEVPYIVSNEFSFYDKSVIQSAMSTFHTKTCIRFVPRTSQTDYLSIENKDGCYSSLGRIGGKQVVSLNRLGCVYRGIAQHELNHALGFYHEQTRSDRDQYVRINWENISPDMAYNFQKQNTNNQNTPYDYSSIMHYGRTAFATQPGMETITPIPDATVQIGQRQDLSNTDILRINKLYGC